In Glycine max cultivar Williams 82 chromosome 10, Glycine_max_v4.0, whole genome shotgun sequence, the DNA window GGGATGAATGGTGGGTAAATAAATTCATTTCTCACCCCTACACTGAACCACCTATCCTTCTCATAATTCAAATTTAGCAATATAAATCAAATTACATGGAACCCAATTGACGTATCTCAGTTGAGAACACACATTGAGTTTGTAAAGAGGAACTTGAGTTCAATCCCCTCTGTGTGTGAAAATTGTTTAAACTAATttcttcaattataaaaatgatttacatGATATCTAAGTGCTTATACAACGAGTACTAACTCAATAAATGCTTAATTGAGTTATTTACCCAAATCCACCCTTAATCAATGTAACACAGTAACAGACATAACTATATTAAGCTTTATATAGTACAACTTATGATCAGAAAAAAGGTATTTCATAACCATTCTATCAACTAAACTACAAGAAAAACAGGTAAACGATTGATCACAACCATTAAAGTCCTATTATAGATTGGGTATCTTTGCGGTTATGAAGGTTTTCACAATTACATTTCCTTTCATATGATCAGACTTAAATATAGAAACAGACACCGAGAATACTAGATTGAAATGAAAGAAGTTGCTCCTCTCCCTCctactttttatttcttactttttcaataattactgagaaaaagaaattaaggtgTCCAGGTTAGTGTGTGGTCTATTCTGTAGGCACTtacttgtataaaaaaatttcttaaaaaaaaagaaataaaatgagttcaaTAAATTAATCACCATTCCACTAATAACTGAACAAGATTTTTCAAGGGCTTGTAATACTTTTACTGAATCTGTTGTTCGATTAAGTAGCATAAAGGGTTATGGCAGGGGAAGGCCAGATCAGCgtatatttaattgataatgAAGTCGCGCTCTGTTAGCCAAATATGACCACCTGTTGActgtaattaaataaagttaGTAATGTTAATTACATAACCTAGATCATAGGGAGAGCTAGAAAATATTACCCGTGAGATTTTATTTCGATTCTTCACAGAAAAGTAAGAGAGGTGCATTGATATTTGGTTGAAAAAGGACTttacaaagaaagaaatagacACGCTATTGGCTGTGTACAGACTGCAGAGAACCTGGAGTTGTTCTACTGCTGTTATGATCCTCTTTAGTCCTTTACTGATTCAGCTCTCCCCTATCATTTGTTGTTCTAGCAGGTTCCAATTGTAGCTCATATATCGTATTCTTATATTACCCCATAGGTCATGTGCCATCTTAATTATGAAATccctttcttttcattctctacTATTTCAGCATAGCCTCATTTTAGATGTTGTTTgtgttggaaaaataaaacaaaaaatgaaaaaaaaaaattaatatgaagaagatgcacagtcttgaattaaataacgaAATAGCagtaacaaattaaatttaattgacaacgCACGAATAATTcattataacatacaataagcacaagaaagaaaaattaagggaagaaagatatagcctgggttgaagcgcgtaaacgctatcttagagagaaaacgcccccactgcacgggtaagaaattctgattgcgctcctctcccaagatacgacaacccgttggttccgatcgtgtgcagcgaaaggatccccgaaccttatgaacaccaatgctcttgctctcacaaaaattaagttttgtataggaaaagaaagagataaattgTTGGCAGAAAGAAACTTATGTCTCTAGAAAAGaggaaagatatatatatataggcattttgcaacaacaaaatatgaccgttagaaatatgaccgttggaaaaccaacctacagttgtcaaaacaaatctaacaaactagtttgactcattaaaacaaaatcttaaaaaaatctaaaataaatattttattttataaaatagaattaatatatatttataaattttaaattaaaacacaaatatttatcaacattcccccacataatttaaaattttaaaatatattttttgaaagataaaaatataagagaaagagcatgtgatattgtatttcggtataaggaaccttccgggtttgagccttatacctagtgtttatgaacttccatccgagaaaaatgtagtgacttgattgtcttgaactacataTTCTTTAACCGGACTTTAGTACACAACTCCTACAATATTGGTTTTCAATTAGGTTCTAATCAGTGGTAGCGCGTTACACGGCCTTGCGCTTGTATCTTGTTTCGTGAGTGTCACTTAGAGATTAGCTCATATCTCACAGTGGCGGCCCCACCAccacactcactaggtgaatcctcaaagagtgAGTTGTGACCCTcacccctacaataattgtcatcggattcattaagaggtatttttttttttcatcaaaaatacacatatataaatacctcaaccttaatattgccacaatttataatacacctcgtcataggaatgagaaacgGAACAACTCcgtcaaatttcattttggtgtactttagtcaacaaacaatttcgttgttacccgttgaactccattcatgggatcaccaatcacacggagacgggtgtccattgttgtaactaaataatgggcTTTAATCCCATTCCCCTCGACGACTCAAGTACTTGTTGACGCGTCAACCCTTTTGTAAGCGGATCCGCAATATTATTTTctgacctgacaaagtcaagagaaatgacaccatgagaaatcaaatttctaatagacttatgtctcactcttaagtgtcttgttttttcattaaaatttttgctagtaactttagatatagcaacttgactatcacaatgcattGGAATTGGAGGTATAGGCATATTCAACAATGGTAGATcacataacaaatttttaagaaactcagcctcactagtagcagtatctaaagcaataatttctgcttccatagtagaacgtgaaataatagtttgtttAGCAGATTTCCATGATACTGAACCACCAGCTAAAGTAAAAACATAACCActtgttgattttgtttcatCAGAATCAGAAATCCAATTTGCATCACTAAACCCCTCAATTACTGCAGGAAAACATGTATAATGAATGCCATAATTGATGGTTCCTTTTAAGTATCTAAAAACTCTTTCTAATGCAATCCAATGAGAATGATCAGGATTATTAGTATACCTTCCTAATCTACCAACTGCATATGCAATGTCAGGCCTAGAGAAGTTTGTCAAATGCAACAAAGAACCGataatttgagaatatttatgtgaagaaattcctttacccaaatttttctttagcTTGATGGATGAGTCATAAGGAGTAGAAACAGgtttcacatcaaaataattaaacttcttcaaCAGCTTTTCAACATAGTGTGATTGGGTTAAAATCATgccatcatttttctttataagcttaatacccaaaatcacatctacAGGACCAAGGtccttcatatcaaaatttctagacaagaaagacttcacatcatttatgaattgcatattactaccaaatatcaatatgtcatccacatacaaacataaaatgacacatccattatcatcaaattgtttcacatacacacatttatcaGTATTATTGATTTGAAAACCATACGAAAGAACAACTTGATCAAATTTTTCGTGCCATTGTtttggagcttgtttcaaaccatataaagatttaacaagtttgcaaactttcttttccttcccctGTTCTACAAAGCCTTCAGGTTGGTTCATAtaaatttcttcttctaattcaccatttaaaaaggcagtttttacatccatttgatgaatttctaaattaaaaacacaagcaAGTGCAATTAAGACCCTAATGGTAGTAACTTTAGAAACAGGAGAATATGTATCAAAGAAATCTACACCTTCTATTTGTTTACACCCAATcacaacaagtcttgccttaaaTTTTTCTATAGATCCAtcagttcttaatttctttcgaAAAACCCACTTACAACCTATACTTTTACAACCAGGGGGAAGATCAGTAAGAAaccaagttttattatttttaagagaacTCATTTCATCAATAATAGCTTCTTTCCAAAAAGGTGCATCAATAGACCTCATGGCCTCACCATAAGTTTTAGGATCATCTTCAAGCAAAAAAGAGCAAAATTCAGAACCAAAATCCTTAACTTTTTTAGATCTTTTACTCCTCCTAGGTTCAAACACAATGTCCTTATTAGTATTACTACAAGTAGACAAATTAGAACAAGAAGTATCACAAACAGAtttagacaatttatttttcaaaggaaaaatattttcaaagaaagtagCATCTCTAGATTCCATAATAGTACCATTAGAAATTTCAGACACTTCTGAATTAACTACCAAAAATCTATAAGTAGTACTATGCATAGAGTatccaacaaaatataattaatatttttttttttcaattttccttttcttattaatagggaTATTAACCTTTACTAGACACCcccacactttaagatatttcaaatttggttctctttttttttttttccatagctcataatttttttttttgtttataaggtACTCTTTTAAGAATACGACATGCAAAATATAAAGTTTCAccaaagtatttattttattatttttgtgtgttatatTTTCACAGGCTTATCTTTTATCAATGAGTTATAAATAAAGAGACAATCAGTCAACATGTAACAACAAAATACTTGCAGCATTAATAATAACggtaaacaataaaaattaaaaaccaaacaacaaatgTCCTAATTTTAAAGACTTGTGTTCACAGGATCATTTAACCAAGTAAAAGATAGTTTTCTAATCATATAGGAATGAAATTAGAAGTATGCTTTTAGTTTTTCacataaactaattctaaaagcattttctcttcaaaaccACCATTAGTGAAGAAAATATATTGTAAATctcaaattataagaaaatatttttcaacaatttctcactaatgtaaaaatttaaggaaatgaaataatataataaaacatttttaataaaacataatacATTGTGTCTTCATCCATTAATTTTCGAGACTTACTAAAAGGGAGTCAATCATATTCATGACAGATATTTTGGTAAAATAGAATGCTACTTTAATTCaagactatgcaagaagaaagtgaaaaaataaaacctttttctctctaagactgttggaaaaataaaacaaaaaatgaaaaaaaaaattaatatgaagaagatgcacagtcttgaattaaataacgaAATAGCAGtagcaaattaaatttaattgacaacgCACGAATAATTcattataacatacaataagcacaagaaagaaaaattaagggaagaaagatatagcctgggttgaagcgcgtaaacgctatccttagagagaaaacgcccccactgcacgggtaagaaattctgattgcgctcctctcccaagatacgacaacccgttggttccgatcgtgtgcagcgaaaggatccccgaaccttatgaacaccaatgctcttgctctcacaaaaattaagttttgtataggaaaagaaagagataaattgTTGGCAGAAAGAAACCAGAGCTCTCAGTCTATGTCTCTAGAAAAGaggaaagatatatatatataggcattttgcaacaacaaaatatgaccgttagaaatatgaccgttggaaaaccaacctacagttgtcaaaacaaatctaacaaactagtttgactcattaaaacaaaatcttaaaaaaatctaaaataaatattttattttataaaatagaattaatatatatttataaattttaaattaaaacacaaatatttatcaacAGTTTGCTTCATTTTAATCACTTAATAGCTCTAATGAAAGAAACAAGTTACACTGTGCCGTAGGCTCTGAGAGTGGTGTTAATGCTATCTATGTTCAAAGAGAGCAAGTGAAGGacttaacttaaaaaatattggttACACTTGATTGTTAACACAAATATATACCTCAAACTTGTTACTACATGCTTGTTGCGAAATCATTTGTAAGAACAtttaattttcaagaaaaaagtcAGCATAATTTTGGTCCACTTGAAATGTTTGTGGCTaagaattttacaattttacaaCAATAGACAAACTCAAGTTTAAAAGAGAGTGGTGTTAATTTTcaagaacattttttttgtcaaggGACGTAGCCAAATTGGTATAGCAGATGTATGTCTAAGTTATTCTAAATTCTCTAATACCATCTTTCATTACTGTGGATGGAAAAAACATCAATACAAcccattttgattttattacctaaacttaattttttattttattacctgaattgctttttttatttatttcatcaattaaaaTTCGTTCAATAATGATGTGATACTCGGTATATTAcatattatttaacatataatGTAACACTCATATAATAATCATGTTATCAACTAATCTTATTTATGTATAGTTACTTATCAATTGCCTGAACTCTAATATTAATACGATTATTTGAATGGTCTAGTCTACATAAGATTCAAAGGCTTGTTCAAGctttttcagaaaaaataaatcaaactaaggtttttattaaaacttgtttaattaaaaaggtcaagtttaaattatatatttttaatcaagacAAGATTAGGACATAATAAAGTTTAGTTTGACCTAACCTATTTTTACCTCTAAATAAACTGAATATATGCACAATGATTTGAATAAATGAATGTTAGTCACGAGATAAAGGGGCTAAGCCCGACCAATAAAAAGTATTTAGTTTTATAGCCCgctcaaagaagaaaaaaaaaacttgtgggATACCTCTAcaacttaaattatttaagttaCTATATAAGTGTATGAGAGTGAAAAGatacattttttaaagaaaaataaaaataaaacactattttaataaatatataaactattatttttcaagtaatTTAGTTAACCTAATTCCTCTAGAGTTAATTATTGGTTTCTTtgttcatatatttatttttattaataataataaaaaaaggaattttATTGAGGGTGAATATGTATATTATCCGGGTTGAGCGTGTGAAGTGGGAAGAGATAAGGAAGGCATTGATAATCATAGCTATGGCAACGGCGAGTGCAAGTTGTGCGGTATCATTTAGAAACAGCTTCGGTGTGAGTAAACCCTGTAAGTAATGTATTCTATTCACTTCATTTTCAtcttatcatcatcatctttcaaatcaattcatatatatatattttttttttgcagcggATCTTGGGTTCTTGAGCTCTCGTCTGAACGGCCTCAGAATCTGCTTCCCCAAATTGCCACCCACACCCCTCACTGCTTCTCCCTTCCCCACACCCCTCCCTATCGTTGCCAGTAACTACTTTTTCTCTCTCCCTGCTTTCTACATGTATAATTAACAGTGGCAAAGCAACATTTTCTGACTTTCATTTGTTCCTGTTTCCACTATTTTCTATacaaacttttgaaaatagaaaatgaagtaaagataacatgatttttttttttaaaataaaattgaaaaaaaaatatattttctccaGGGTTTTAAATATCACTATAGAAGCAGACCTTGGCTGCTACAGGGGATGCTAGTTGACAGGATAACAGCTCTATGTAGTTGATTCTAGAAAAGCCCTCTAAACAGAGAGGTTAGGCTTTTTCTGGGGGGCTATTTTTGGGGTTTCAATTTCTGAAGTGAAACCTAATCTACCTGTAGTagtgaaaatgataaataacaaGACTCCAATTTAGAAAATGATGATTGTTGATTGATAATTCTAATCTTGAAAACTTGTATTTGACTTTTTTGGTATCTACTTCTGTGTTTTGCTTAAGGCACCTACAACTTTTCGTTGTTGTTTATGAATGTCATGAATTTTGagtaatttgataatttatatgGATATATAGTATATGTagtaaaaactatataaaaaaaattcaaagtagCAGCTATCCTGTGATAACAGTTTTCGGGTCGGCTGCTACACCTGCTGCTATCTCTGGgttttaaaacactgatttTCTCAAACCATATCACCTCCTATTTTCTTAATAAGAGAACATGAATAACTAACAAGatgttaatattattgcttgtcGATGTGAATCTTCACTATCATTATTGTGTGAGGCATCTAACTGCAATCCAGGACATTATTTTGAAGCAGATTAACTAGTAGGTTGGTGATTGATTCTTCTAGTGCTgtgattttattgtatttttttttcagagagAGTGTGTCCCTTCACTGGAAAGAAATCAAACAGGGCCAACAAAGTATCATTTTCAAACCACAAGACAAAGAAACTGCAGTTTGTGAACCTTCAGTACAAGAGAATTTGGTGGGAAGCAGGGAAGCGCTACGTAAAGCTTCGTTTGTCAACTAAGGCATTGAAGACGATAGAGAAGAATGGACTTGATGCAGTTGCAAAGAAGGCTGGAATTGATCTCAGGAAGAAATAAGCCTATctaataattattgtaatttgtaTCAGAGTGGAAGAATACATTCATGTTCCTTGGTGTTAATTGTAGAATTTTCTTTTGcgtatattattttcaaaagcaaGTTGTGTTGATGTTTGTAGAGAAACAAAATATGGCAAGGTCATGAGCTTACTAGGCCATGAGTCTCGCTAATGGAAATCTCTTTTGACAACCCCCTGATCGTGGTGCTTATAATAATGGCCATGGATATCATAGGATCCTTAGTAGCTTCGTCAACTTGAATTATCCTACAAAATTGGTATTATGATGTATTTTGAATTGTAGTCACCACAGCCACAATAGCTGTTGCCAGAGTCATTCTCTTTTGCCATTCGTATGACAATTCCCCATACAATTAAGAGAATAATTGGGCTTTACTGTGAAAGGTAATTACATTTATCCTCTTCGTACCTGTCAAAACTATAGAGTTGTTACATAGATGATTAGTGTCATATATAGAAAGTAGAAAATTTTGGGTTtggaaattattattagttttgcaATTCTTTTAGCtgggaaaagaaagaataaagatTTATAAGAGAATTAGAAATTATAGTACATATTAGGTGGTTAGATTCAAAATCACTTTGTCCTTTTCTGGGGGAGAAGGGGGGGAGGGGATCTTGTGATCATCATCTGAATGACTGTCTTCGTATAGGGTAGCTTTTCAAAATTCAGTTGTTGGATCTTCATATAGAGTAACATCTTCTAGCAGATTTGTTTTCTGAATGATGCATTTGATTTTCTATATTTACTTCATTTGCATGAGTATCTCCTACCAATAATCTTCTAGCAGGTTTGTTTTCTCCTGAGCATCTTTGGCTTTAGTTATTGGAATCGTT includes these proteins:
- the LOC100804320 gene encoding 50S ribosomal protein L28, chloroplastic, yielding MATASASCAVSFRNSFGVSKPSDLGFLSSRLNGLRICFPKLPPTPLTASPFPTPLPIVAKRVCPFTGKKSNRANKVSFSNHKTKKLQFVNLQYKRIWWEAGKRYVKLRLSTKALKTIEKNGLDAVAKKAGIDLRKK